The following coding sequences are from one Mugil cephalus isolate CIBA_MC_2020 chromosome 9, CIBA_Mcephalus_1.1, whole genome shotgun sequence window:
- the LOC125013607 gene encoding lysophosphatidic acid receptor 6-like: protein MQNNSGMYQNGTEMENSVYALVFGSVISLGLPLNAVSLWILLRRHSLKSPSAVFMVNLAISDLLLVISLPTRVYFYATNKWPLGKMTCIWITMLFRNNIRSSSIFITFISLDRLLAVVYPLRSRHLRNSSNAWKAVSVIWMMVVVLNIPESVIFSRQLDKHNVSSCFRFSPPNLDDELSASDMAYVQLVLVVTMLVVNIVTTALVSWTLHRHVNDSAKINNKVNVMLIFAMNLMMFTAFFLPVSLGFKFYNLRPALNCLASVNCCLDPLLYYFSFDGFWKRKEDIVTCRRAVAGQDLMAYGQMALSTS, encoded by the coding sequence ATGCAAAACAACAGTGGCATGTACCAAAATGGGACAGAAATGGAGAACTCGGTATACGCTCTGGTCTTTGGGTCTGTTATATCGCTGGGTCTGCCTCTCAATGCCGTTTCACTGTGGATTCTGCTTCGCAGACACAGCCTGAAATCCCCGAGCGCCGTCTTCATGGTCAACCTGGCAATCTCAGACCTGCTGCTTGTCATCTCGCTACCGACGAGAGTCTACTTTTACGCAACAAACAAGTGGCCTTTGGGCAAAATGACGTGCATCTGGATCACAATGCTCTTTCGCAACAACATCCGCTCCAGCtccatcttcatcaccttcatcagcTTGGACCGTCTGCTGGCTGTCGTTTACCCTCTGAGGTCACGCCATCTTCGAAACTCGTCCAACGCCTGGAAAGCTGTTTCAGTCATctggatgatggtggtggtgctgaATATCCCAGAGAGTGTGATATTTTCGAGACAATTAGACAAGCACAATGTGTCTTCTTGTTTTAGATTTTCTCCGCCAAATCTGGATGACGAGCTGAGCGCTTCAGACATGGCTTATGTTCAGCTTGTGCTAGTGGTCACCATGCTGGTAGTCAACATCGTGACCACGGCTCTGGTGTCTTGGACGCTACACAGACACGTGAATGACTCTGCGAAGATCAACAACAAAGTGAACGTCATGCTGATTTTTGCCATGAACTTGATGATGTTCACTGCGTTTTTCTTGCCCGTGTCCTTGGGTTTTAAATTTTATAATCTGAGGCCAGCGCTGAACTGTCTCGCCAGTGTGAACTGCTGTCTGGATCCACTGTTGTACTACTTTTCTTTTGATGGTTTctggaagagaaaagaggataTTGTCACTTGCAGGAGAGCAGTTGCTGGACAGGACCTGATGGCTTACGGACAGATGGCTTTAAGTACTTCTTAA